TGGGTTGGCAATCAGAGGCCAAACCAGGGGGCAACTCGGTAGCGCCTTGAAGAGCCGACCTTGAGGCGGCCCAGGAGCAAAGCTAGGGGGCAGCATCGGAACCACTATGGGGCCATTAAGGCTTTGACGTAAGCAGGATGTCGTTTAAAAAGTGACTGAGGGGCGGTCCTTGGGAGACCATCTGGACAGCCCTCGCTACGCCACCGCCTTGCTGGCCTGCCGCCTCATTTCTTTCCTTTGAATTCCTGAAGGCAGTCGACTGTTTCCGAGTAAGCGAGAGGCGTCTTGGGCTTTTCACGCGCCTCCAAACGAGTATAAATGTTTTGTCATGTGCAATAATGAGACCACCTaacgtttcccccccccccccgccgcgtGTGTCCCAAGTCCACGTAGCTtcatgctaaccgttagcttgCTTTTGTTCTTCCCCAACCGCCTTCTTGTGTGCACGTGCGTGAATGGACAAACCTTACTCGAGGTTCATAAAGACAAACCTCATTGCCACAGTGGGGACCACATttttatatgatatatatatatatgtatatctatgtttaaaaataacaaaaaagtcataaaaacaagaGATGATGCACATGCGAGTGGAGGCTTTTAAAGACTTGACAACGTTTCAGCACTTTGGAATCCGAGCTAGTGTGGCGGTCGCCATCTTTGACCGCTGAGCGAAGAAAATGACGGAatgtaaacttttgtttttacttttgccCAATAGTGTAAACCACCTCAATCTTTGACCACTTTCGTCTCTCCAACCAATGACAAAAAGGACAATTTAAACccccaatttttgttgtttgtttgtttgtatttgcacATTAGCGTAGCACACGACAATCTTGGACTGATAATAACAAAAAGTGACGGTTGTCGCGAAAGAAAGaatttgaaagtattttttcttcttgtaaTTCATTTCCCTATTATTTAGTTTTGTCCCTCCCtctcccccaatttttttttttttttttttagaacacttGCACGTGCCATCTTGGACTGCTATCTTCTCTCAAACAAACGACAAAAGTCACCGACTGTTGATTGGCGTGGGaaagagaaaaggaaaaaaaaaaatgtcaacataaaactaaaataaatgtcagatttttttttgtctcgcgTACTAACGACCATCTTGGACCTTCTCTGCCACAAATGATAACATTTGATTGATTGGGGTGTggcaggatggggggggggggaagaaaaacaGGCAGAGAAATCTCCCCCCAAATTATTTTGCACATTGTCTAGCGTAGCaaccaccattttctctcacatgaatgactcaaaaaaaaaaaaagcaaaccttccctaaaagtttttttttttttccttttgcttGATTTTGCACATTGTTCAGCATTGCAACCGCCATCTTGGCTGCAGATTGGAGGGTGAGGGAAGAGATGCAGAAAAggccaacaaaaaagaaaaacagaaaaaatattgaattttaattttgcacatTGTCTAGCGTATCTTGGAGCGCTACCTCCTCTCACACTAATGACAAAAGTTGGTTGATGTTGATTGGAagggaaggagaaaaaaaaggcagaacttGTGGATTCAAATAATATGGatgaattattttctgtttACTTCTGCATTGTCTCGTGTAGCATCCGCCATCTTGGACGGCTAACTTACCATTGGCGAAATGTGAGcgccgtttgttttttttgtcgcaCATAATCCGACGGCGTGTGGTTTGAGGTCCAAGGGTCCGAGGCGCCGTGCAGGCGGCCGTCCTccacgtcgtcgtcgtcgccggCGGCGTCCTCACATTGTTTTCGGCTTCTTTCGTGCGTTTGTCACAAAGTCAGCTAGGAAAGGACCACAATGTCCacgttttgatgtttttttttttttttgccgacaAGCGTCCTCAACACGGAGGATCACTTTTCTTATTTATCTTGCACaacttgattaaaaaagaaaagaaaaaaagattgtgagcgttttttggggggggacaactgaaaagaaaaactacacaaaaggaaaatacagtttgtgggcacttttttgtgtattaatatataatcaggattgttttttttattttggttttgtttgtccGTAGCGCTGGATAACCAACTCaggcaaaaaggaaaaaaacaaaacatgtagagACCCACTTTAAATGTTGGACTCAATTTTGAAGGTGGGCTATTTGGTTTGTATACAACGTGTACATTTAGGAGAAATAATTTAACATGATTAACAATgttgacgacgacgatgatgatgatgatgatgatgatgatgatgatgatgatgatgatgatgatgtccaGGATTGTCCCCCCGCTTCACCGTCTTTGCACACCGAGGAACTGGACTTGACGGTGGCTCGCAAAGGACAATGAGGCCTGCAGGGGGCGCACTGGTTCCCACTTTGTACTCGATTGTATTCACCATCATCTCTtcaccctcctcttcctcctcttcctcttcatcctccgCCTCTTTCTTCTTGTTCCTGTTGGCTAGCCGTGCCGAAAGCTGGCGTCTGTACGTATTTGACGTCTGTGTACAAATCTGCacctcttaagaaaaaaaaaaaatgaaatcttgACATATCGGGAATAAACGggcactttgtgtttttttggcgTGTGTTTTGACCCACCTGTCTGTCACACGCACAACACACGTTCATCTTTtacgtggaaaaaaaatgaatagcagATTCCAAAAACGGAGATGCTTTGCGTGAGCGGGCAAGCAAGCGGTTGGGGggatgttgtgtttgttttgaggCACAAACATCGATCTTATGACCCCgtgtcaccccccaccccaaaatcttggtggtttttttttcacccaaaagTTACCAAAATCATATAAACTATTCTCTTCAAAAACTGACttcaaaaaagtctcaaaataaaatatatatgatcATTTTCTAAAAAGCCAACTGTCTAATACCCAGCCTTTTTTCatgagatttaaaaatgtacaactttttaatcaaaaatgttctattatgttttttgaaaatatcaaacattttctcaaaatctattttcattacaaattgcccccaaaaatctaaaaaaatatcttttcagTTGCAaagaaatccttttttttcccctcaaaaatatcaaacttttttcttggaaatttatcacacaaaataaaagtaaaatgccttttttaatgaaaaagtatatttttgtctttgaaaatgaatgtttttcccccccaaaatgaaaCATTATTCCTGCATCCACGCAATGATGAGCGCTAGTGAAGAAGTTAGCAGACGTCTTTTATTGCATTGAACCAGAAAGTGACATGTTGGGGTTTTTGCATTTTCTTGTCTTCTCAAGTCGAGCGACAAAAAATGAGCCTTTGGTGTCTTAGTCGTCTTTCGGTGCCAAATTCAGCGGTGACTGGACTCACGAGAAACGACTTCCTGCAGCTTATGGGCTCTGCACAAATCCGCCACTTCCTGAACTCAGGACCGCTCCTTCATTTCTTgcctttcatgattggacaaaccgatgaatccaggtgtgcctgacctcagtaaccacgacgacaatagccagacacacctggattcatccgtttgtccaatcatgaaaggcAAGAACTGAAGGAATgctattgagttcaggaagtcgtaaatttgtgcaaagagcccgtAGAGCTGTTGTGACCGTCGTCTTTGTTGATTTCATTTCAGCGgcgaaagatgatttgagatgtaAATGTCTTGAGTTGCAAACATGCTCGCGGAACATATTCCGCTTGTAAGTCAAGGCATTTCATAGCTCCTGTCCAATATCGGTCGGGCGTCGAGGCGGTTGATGGCAGAGGATCCTGAGATGTCCTGAGGCATCCGGCCCACAGGGGGGCGCTAGGCGAACATGTGGCTGGATTGCTGCGTGACGCGGATGAAGGTGGTCCGGCGGCTCAACTCCTTCAGTTTGGCGGCGCCCACGTACGTGCAGGTGGAGCGCACGCCTCCCAGGACGTCGCGGATGGTGGCCTCCACATCGCCCCGGTACGGAACCTCCACTGTGCGGCCCTCCGACGCCCTGCATGGCACAAACGAGGGTTGAAACGACAGGTGGGATTTTTTGCAATTACAGTGCATGGTAAAATCCATATTGCGTAAGCTTTTATAGGtctaacttaaaaataataataattacatatattattttttttaattctctgaAAAAACCTGATGTgcttcaaaaatacatttttgatatccggtaaaaaaaaatatgttaaggGGCATAAAAAGCTGATTCAATTAACATTTTCTGCTGACCagcattattaatttaatatttgaatacataatataatgtacagtatatgtatatttgattattattagtttaataAACAAGGTTAGTAGTCTAAGTTCAAACATTCATGAAATATTTCCTGTTTTTAAGGCGCAAATGAAAGTACATTgtgaaaatattcccatttatAATTCTTGTCCTATTGCAGAGTAATTTTTTAGAAAATCCAAGCCTCAAATCTGAACAGCCAAATTTCAGAAATGTCCCCAACAAATCCTTCCGACCATAACGTAGTCCTCAGTGCGCCCCCCAGTGGACAAAATCAGCATTAATTGTAGTGAAAAGCTGCAGCTTGTGTTCTGTTCTGTCCAGAACCGGCCCACCAGAGGGTTCAATGCGGCTCGCAggccatatgtttgacaccctGACTTAGAccaacatgaaaaacaaaagaagtcaAAAGTGTAGGTGTATGGTCCAAGTCCAAGTACCCGTCAAATATATTGACCTATTGACTTGACTTGTTGGCCCAGGGTTGCACTaatgaatcacaaaaaaaaagaagtactgaCTGCCCTCTACAGGTTAAACTTGGAACTAAACTTTGACGTGGCCCAGCATTCAATTGAAAGTGAAtctttttctccattcatttcatgttcACGGCCCACTGGAATTGAAGCGTTACCTGTACTCGGCCACGCCCCCCACGTATTTCTTCATGGCCGTGTCGGAGCTCATCCCGTAGAAGAGTTTGAACTTTTTGCCGTTCTTCTCGATCAAGTCGCCTGAGCACTGGTCGTGTCCCGCCAGCATGCCGCCCATCATCACAAAGTCGGCGCCGGCACCTTCCAggccaaaaagttcaaatgagaTCAGGGGCAACAGTTCAAGTCAGCATTTTCAAGAACTCgctcatttgttttttaaatcaaagacTTCTATTTGAAGACAAATATAATATTGTTCTCAATTAAGAGAAGTTgttgtccctctctctctttcgctctctctcaccAAAGGCTTTGGCGACATCTCCGGGGCAACTGCAGCCGCCATcctgagaaaaacaaacaaaagcgtGGAAATCAGTCCAGCCACTGCACAGCTTTTGATGAGGGCGCCCTCTATCGGCCCAATACGGCCATTGCCCAGCAACAAGACCTGCTCATGCCGCTTGTCCACTTCCATTTTGTTGAGTGTTGTGATAGCGACACTGAAGTGAGGAAGTTGTGAGCATACGTACAGAGATGATGTGACCTTTGAGGCCGTGGGCCGAGTCGGCACACTCGATGACGGCGCTCAGTTGAGGGTAACCGACGCCCGTCTTGATCCTCGTCGTGCACACGGACcctaaaatacacacaaacaagcacGCGCTGTGTATAACGTATCAATAATAATTCAATTGCTTGCAAAAAGCAACTCTCACAAGGGGCagtgcccccccccaccaccaccaccagatgGTGCTGTTGTAATATAGGTATTTATATTCAATACAGAACAGTGATTTCAtggcaaaaatggaaacaagaCATCTTTGACTTATTTTAGCTGTTAAATTTGCGTCCGCTCGACtgtgcctagcaacaagtgacatgTGATTGTGATTTTTGCGGTGCCCACCTGGTCCGATGCCCACTTTGATGATGTCGGCCCCGGAGAGGATGAGCTCCTCCACCATCTCCCCCGTCACCACGTTGCCAGCCTGCGCAAACATGCGAAAGGAAAAGTcgccagaaaaaaacacatgaaaatctactcaagtatttatattttttccaaaaaaaatctgtattttgaAGAGTGGACTTAAGTTCCTTAAAAAGTCTGCAATTTTAGTGTCTACTACAAAAGGGACCCCCCCCCCAGTGGACATTATGAAAATcccagtgtgtgcgtgcgcttttGTGTGTATGTACCATGATGGTGTGCGTGGGGAACTTTTCTCGGACCGTCTTGACAAAGTGGACAAAGTGCTCCGAGTATCCGTTGGCGACGTCCAGACAGATGTACTTGAGGGCGGGCACGGCCTGGGCGATGGCACACAGCTTGTCCAGGTCACCGCTGCCGCTGCCCGAGCTAGCGGCTACATGCTAATGTCGCCAACATCGccacaaaatgaccaaaaaacaaacaaacccgaCTTCAATTAGCATATGCCTTATTTTAAGTtttaccaagaaaaaaaagttgtaatcttacaagaatgactttttttttcttttactctttttacagtataacaagtcaaattattaaaataaaataaaaattctcatcttacaaaaacaaagtactaaactatatatttttagacAAAGAGATATATTTTCCTCATAATAGGCTCACCTCTTTGTCGAGATAAAAAGTCAAAGGCcacgtttttattattattatttttcatttttgtgatttAGAAAGTTCAAAAAGGCTTTACCTCCAGGCACTGTGGGTGATTAGCAGCAAAGTTCTTCCATTCGTCCACCGTGTAGTGCTTGTGAATGGCCGTGAACAGCGTGTgctgaaacacaaacaaacagaaataagTATTTGACATTATTATTTCCTTTACAATAGAGTTCGAGTTTGCTTAACTCTTTTTTATGTCTAGTCATTCGTGTGATCAAAGGTTATTTGTGCATTTCAAATGTATGTCAATTTTTACGgttctttaatttcattggctGATTGATCTGTGATGTCCAATTAGGTAGTGGGGGGCGTGGTTGTACCCGGAAATTGGGATTGGTCGCTTGCGGTTAGTGACAGAAACAAAACGTGaacatttttgatgaaaatattcACCAACAGAGTTTTCTGGTTCATTTTGGACTCTTTGTAAGGCGATGCAGAGTGAGtacttcatgtatttatttcgtttttgttCTCCGACGGAATGTTTTGTGTGGAAAAGCAAAATGCTAATCTCGATTAGCGACCGAgcatgctaacgctaatgcttGCCTTTTGATTGCTTCTTGTAGCAAATCCAACAATCTGATTGAAATCCATCAAGCTCACGGACGTGGTCGCACCCAATTGTCGCCATCATCTCTCCATCGAAATGAAAATTCGTGAGTAGCATTCCAACACCAGTTGCAACTTGTGTGGTTGAGCaaagtttgggtttttttgcTTCTAGAAAAACGCCCTGTTTTAGAAACGGTGACATCTAAGAAAAAGTCGTCATTTGTAATTATGcgcaataataaaattatcatgaatTAATTAGGAGGAGTTCatcatgtaaaatgtatttattgtgaggcaaacaataataatgtgttatCTACTTGTAAAATTAAACTACATTGTTAGTTAGTTCGGACTAAGTATTACTGTATATAGTGTACAACAATTTGGCTTAGGTTATTTAGACCTAACGTTTAGCGAACATTGCCCTGACGAGAAATCAAAATTCGCTACCTACGCTGAAAGTCAAATCTtgatctatgtttttttttttttcaaatgttgtaTTTACCCAATGAATATTGTTTGAATGAAAGTAGAAcctgaagagaaaaaaactgaattgcATTGTTGTCTTGAACAAATCGTCTGGAACAAAAATATTGGTTTCTTAGTCCTaatttgtgtatgttttaaaaactataataaGTATGTGTACTTTGCTGAGGACTTGGGCCATCTGGAAGGTTCCGGTGGTGTCCATGTTGGCGGCGATGATGGGAATTCCCGAGTACGTCTGCTTTGAGTTGCGGAATGTGAAAGTCCTCTGCAGGTCCACCTAGGACAGGTAGCATGAGCACATGTGACTTTGTCATCCAATCACAAATCAGGACTGGGCCTTGACACATTTACCGATTTGGCACATTACTTACTGTCAGAATTGATTCAACTCTTAaagtgttcattttatttggAACTATTTTTGGAATGATTTAAACATGCTCATCATAGCTTGCAAAACATAAACCTTTAAAGTCATGAAGAGAACTATTgtcatttcccccccacaatGAAACAGTCAACTAAATGACTGACTTCAAGCAGCGGTTCTTAAAGTCAGGTGCAATTAATGCTAcaagggctccctctagtggcacgTGACAGATTACTGACAATACAGTtgaatatatttgcatttaacGACTGTTTTTAAGATCAACCATTTCAGAAGTTTTCCCACCGCTAGTGTGACTTGTAACCTGTGccactttattgaaaaatacatctttttagTAGAAGAAGTAAAAAGGAACAAGCTTCtgtttgcacaagtgtgcacacccgctTATATCGAGGGGTGTGGCTGCGTTGCcaatgaaccaatcacatttaaCGAGCTGCCACTGATGAAACCCAAATCAAATGTTGAAGTACATGACTGAAACCTGACATTTCaactggggtgtgtagacttttgtaTCCACTGACTTGTTATTAACACATCTGATGCTCTATTTGCCGGAGTTTGGCGAGTGTGCTGACGCATTGGCAAGCGCACGTGTTGTGTTGCTGCCCGCTACGTGGGGAATGCACACGCTCCTATTTTTAAACGCCTTTTTACACAAGTGCCGCCGGACTCGTGTTGCTGCTGCGGACGTCCCGCACTTGCCAGTGCCACGAATGCAACCGTCACACTGTCGTATTCTGTCGACACGCAAAGATTCACATTAGCAACGTTTGGAAATGCGCTACAAACTTGAGATTTGGGTTCCCCTCAGTCTGGAACAAAAGAAAGTTGTGTATTAGGCAAGAAGAGTCATgttgtgagaatttttttgtttttaaggaaAACAAGGCATATTTTAAGggagtaaaatatttttgagtgatattattttatgaagagaaaaaaaaaaagtgattaagtctaaggggggaaaaagtcgTACTGCAAGAGgagttatatttaaaacaaaacaaaacaaaacagcgcTATAACTTTAAGGGGGAAGCCagaattttgaagaaaaaaatgcttgtattttttatttttttttcataaacagtcatatttttgtctaaataaaaaaatattgattttacaagaataaagccatgttttaatttaaaattttttatatatatatttttacaattaatttttttacaaaataaaaagtaatgttttttctctctccaggaAATAGgtt
The sequence above is drawn from the Vanacampus margaritifer isolate UIUO_Vmar chromosome 17, RoL_Vmar_1.0, whole genome shotgun sequence genome and encodes:
- the gmpr gene encoding GMP reductase 1 yields the protein MPRVDADLKLDFKDVLFRPKRSSLKSRSEVDLQRTFTFRNSKQTYSGIPIIAANMDTTGTFQMAQVLSKHTLFTAIHKHYTVDEWKNFAANHPQCLEHVAASSGSGSGDLDKLCAIAQAVPALKYICLDVANGYSEHFVHFVKTVREKFPTHTIMAGNVVTGEMVEELILSGADIIKVGIGPGSVCTTRIKTGVGYPQLSAVIECADSAHGLKGHIISDGGCSCPGDVAKAFGAGADFVMMGGMLAGHDQCSGDLIEKNGKKFKLFYGMSSDTAMKKYVGGVAEYRASEGRTVEVPYRGDVEATIRDVLGGVRSTCTYVGAAKLKELSRRTTFIRVTQQSSHMFA